A portion of the Pomacea canaliculata isolate SZHN2017 linkage group LG13, ASM307304v1, whole genome shotgun sequence genome contains these proteins:
- the LOC112554123 gene encoding protein RRNAD1-like yields the protein MASLVTSNANTVLQLKLHLNHVLRIINEYRWIIEAYVSDFFVERHWDRLPLLWQQYLQNIEFSQLSCLLTGKPWHCFPPFHRVCPLSLLALKVCIHRYSLDRHYVDVENPYVLSSLASAFKEQCYTSSMSKDSAVSSGAACSSASTDMYLERTPKFKNGQLMEMKHIFRKHVKPKKQHEIQNLSKVIKWLCGQSHSHHVVDVGAGLGHLSRLLTFGYNLKVTTLEAADGFKSKASKFDWELEKDILKNIKRTNHIANSKEVFVSSALPEHISCTVQPSISTEEFLHLVSSCSTQLFTENGSTGLSASSTELENIASGSQAKRERQQVECMNVDAGHQFKLSTDRCEDSDGTVIQVLQASSAVVQSVEEHSVTTGINNEETCSIHQENVVSHTTMYKHLNRPTIPEIEYKQTLSKHEKTDLERTDGDNRLVLAGLHACGDLTAVLLRVFATCDAVVALASVACCYMKLSCQSKQTQVEQLEHGYPLSQYLQGLANNSLTYETRELACHFADTYAQRLLDNPPHLKVHAYRAAMQHVIMQMKPEFKTGDIRLVIKAGAELSFFEYACSMFKESGY from the exons ATGGCGTCCCTTGTGACCAGCAACGCTAACACTGTTCTGCAGTTGAAGCTTCACCTGAATCATGTTTTGCGAATAATAAATGAGTATCGGTGGATCATCGAGGCATATGTTTCG GATTTTTTTGTAGAACGGCATTGGGATAGACTTCCACTCCTTTGGCAGCAGTACCTACAGAACATTGAATTCTCCCAACTCTCCTGTCTGCTTACAGGGAAACCCTGGCATTGCTTTCCACCATTTCACAg GGTATGTCCCCTTTCGCTGTTGGCTCTGAAAGTCTGCATACACAGATATTCACTAGACCGACACTATGTAGATGTGGAGAATCCTTATGTTTTGTCATCCTTGGCATCTGCTTTTAAAGAACAATG CTACACCAGTTCCATGTCAAAAGATAGTGCAGTTTCTTCAGGGGCTGCGTGTTCTTCTGCATCAACAGATATGTATTTGGAGAGAAcaccaaagtttaaaaatggACAGCTGATGGAAATGAAGCACATTTTTAGGAAACATGTGAAGCCTAAGAAGCAACATGAAATCCAAAATCTAAGCAAA GTCATAAAATGGTTGTGTGGTCAGAGCCATAGTCACCATGTAGTTGATGTTGGAGCTGGGCTGGGTCATCTTTCTCGTCTTTTGACCTTTGGCTATAACTTAAAAGTCACAACTTTAGAAGCAGCTGATGGATTCAAGTCCAAAGCTAGTAAATTTGACTG GGAACTTGAGAAAGACATTCTAAAAAACATAAAG cgCACTAACCACATTGCAAACTCCAAAGAAGTCTTTGTCTCATCTGCTTTGCCTGAACATATTTCCTGTACTGTACAACCTAGTATCTCAACAGAGGAATTTTTGCATCTAGTTAGCAGCTGCAGTACACAGTTATTCACAGAAAATGGATCCACTGGTTTATCTGCCTCAAGCACAGAACTTGAGAACATTGCCTCTGGAAGTcaagcaaagagagagaggcagCAGGTAGAGTGCATGAATGTTGATGCAGGACATCAGTTTAAATTGAGTACAGACAGGTGTGAGGACAGTGATGGCACTGTCATTCAAGTTTTACAGGCCTCTTCAGCAGTTGTACAGAGTGTGGAAGAACACTCTGTAACAACAGGCATTAATAATGAAGAAACTTGTAGTATTCATCAAGAGAATGTAGTTTCACACACAACCatgtataaacatttaaacagaCCAACAATACCAGAGATAGAGTATAAGCAGACTTTATCAAAACACGAAAAGACTGATCTTGAGAGGACAGATGGGGACAACAGGCTTGTGCTAGCAGGCTTGCATGCCTGTGGTGATTTGACTGCAGTCCTGCTGAGAGTGTTTGCAACCTGTGATGCTGTAGTTGCACTGGCTTCTGTTGCTTGCTGTTATATGAAACTATCCTGTCAGAg caaacaaacacaggTTGAACAGCTGGAACATGGATATCCTTTGAGTCAGTACCTGCAGGGTCTAGCAAATAATTCCCTGACTTATGAGACTCGAGAATTAGCTTGTCATTTTGCAGACACATATGCACAAAGACTTCTTG ACAACCCTCCTCATCTTAAAGTTCATGCATACAGAGCAGCAATGCAGCATGTGATCATGCAGATGAAGCCTGAGTTTAAGACCGGAGATATACGTCTGGTTATTAAAGCTGGAGCTGAGCTTTCCTTCTTTGA atacGCTTGCTCGATGTTTAAGGAAAGTGGGTATTGA